A stretch of Desulfovibrio desulfuricans DSM 642 DNA encodes these proteins:
- a CDS encoding putative bifunctional diguanylate cyclase/phosphodiesterase, translating to MKNADPANLSISATQSGEKPPAESPQEICLSHALQSVYGDILLIDFERDTCRELYHGEGHFARMPLGQPLAETLRSELAKRVHPDDAQRFAAFFSQDSLRQMLAQTPLFAAEDIRKKALNGLYRWVRVIVFPAPQYGGEQTYIVCTEDIENHKIAADIAHENEMLRRQKLDALRYKAVVDHTRTLVFEWSGTDLTYLSHRIPELLAGEYDGRNPFDVWREDDVLYAGDMEPFDTCLARLALGIRSGEMTVRLRRRDGQYIWCKITYTKLDDGESEERYIGTLNDVDATTRTEQALRLRAEHDPLTGAFNTQTFFEKIDKLIKNRPNEQYCVLRFDVAGFKAINESFGLEEGNRLLRGIARLIRQRLIPEKEIFARLTADVFAVCLTGGTERTLQFIQNISLRLDHYSDTFRVKLFFGICPVENSRTPAHILCDWAYLAQKTVKGSDIVNFAFYDDALRKRLHDESYITDQMYEALEKHQFRLFLQPKVQISSGRIVGAEALVRWQHPTDGLILPGRFIPLFERNGFIVRLDSYIWDQTCQTLRTWLDKQYEPMPISVNMSRLHFNDDDLPNKLVSLLNKYNLPRHMLELELTESAFFANEPRLKRLMNELRAAGFVFSMDDFGTGYSSLSTLRDLPFNVVKLDRAFISDGTTNKRGQIVARNTIALARDLDMSIVAEGVETKEHARFLLNSGCNCAQGFYYSRPVDTAEFEVLSFVQEKAFWVHPQLKEDAIRLGLPISTEAPIKEY from the coding sequence ATGAAAAACGCGGACCCTGCAAACCTCAGCATATCGGCTACCCAATCCGGAGAAAAACCTCCTGCGGAATCTCCCCAGGAAATTTGCCTTTCCCACGCCTTGCAGAGCGTCTACGGCGACATATTGCTTATAGATTTTGAAAGGGATACCTGCCGCGAACTGTACCACGGGGAAGGTCATTTTGCGCGCATGCCGCTGGGTCAGCCCCTTGCCGAAACGCTCAGGAGCGAACTTGCCAAGAGGGTGCATCCTGATGATGCGCAGCGCTTTGCGGCGTTTTTTTCTCAGGACAGCCTGCGTCAGATGCTGGCTCAGACTCCCCTCTTTGCTGCGGAAGACATTCGCAAAAAAGCCCTCAACGGTTTATACAGGTGGGTGCGCGTTATTGTCTTTCCTGCACCCCAATACGGCGGGGAACAGACCTATATTGTCTGCACGGAAGACATTGAAAACCACAAGATTGCAGCCGACATTGCCCATGAGAACGAGATGCTGCGCCGGCAAAAGCTGGATGCCCTGCGTTACAAGGCAGTGGTGGACCACACCCGCACCCTGGTTTTTGAATGGAGCGGCACAGATCTGACCTACCTGAGCCACAGGATTCCCGAACTGCTGGCAGGCGAATATGACGGGCGCAATCCCTTTGACGTGTGGCGTGAAGACGATGTTCTCTACGCGGGCGACATGGAGCCATTTGACACCTGTCTGGCGCGCCTTGCCCTGGGCATCCGCTCTGGCGAAATGACCGTTCGGCTGCGCCGCCGCGACGGCCAGTACATCTGGTGCAAGATCACCTATACCAAGCTTGACGACGGGGAGTCGGAAGAACGCTACATCGGCACTCTCAACGATGTGGACGCCACCACCCGTACCGAGCAGGCCCTGCGTCTGCGCGCAGAGCACGACCCCCTCACCGGTGCTTTCAACACCCAGACATTTTTTGAAAAAATAGACAAGCTCATCAAAAACCGGCCCAACGAGCAGTACTGCGTACTGCGCTTTGACGTGGCCGGGTTCAAGGCCATCAACGAATCTTTCGGGCTTGAGGAGGGCAACCGCCTGCTGCGGGGCATTGCCCGCCTGATCCGCCAGCGCCTCATACCTGAAAAGGAAATCTTTGCCCGGCTCACCGCCGATGTTTTTGCCGTCTGCCTCACAGGCGGCACCGAGCGGACGCTACAGTTCATCCAGAACATTTCTCTGCGGCTGGATCACTATTCCGACACCTTTCGGGTCAAGCTGTTCTTTGGCATCTGCCCTGTGGAGAACTCCCGCACTCCGGCTCACATCCTGTGCGACTGGGCCTATCTGGCGCAGAAGACGGTCAAGGGCAGCGACATTGTCAATTTTGCCTTTTACGATGATGCCCTGCGCAAACGCCTGCACGATGAAAGCTACATCACTGACCAGATGTACGAAGCGCTGGAAAAACACCAGTTCAGGCTTTTTCTGCAACCCAAGGTGCAGATTTCCAGCGGGCGCATCGTGGGAGCAGAAGCGCTGGTGCGCTGGCAGCACCCCACAGACGGGCTTATCCTGCCTGGACGTTTTATTCCCTTGTTTGAGCGCAACGGCTTTATTGTGCGGCTGGACTCGTACATCTGGGACCAGACCTGCCAGACCCTGCGCACATGGCTCGACAAGCAGTACGAACCCATGCCCATCTCTGTGAACATGTCGCGGCTGCATTTTAACGATGACGACCTGCCCAACAAGCTCGTCAGCCTCCTGAACAAGTACAATCTGCCCCGTCACATGCTTGAGCTGGAACTGACCGAGAGTGCCTTTTTTGCCAATGAGCCAAGGCTGAAACGCCTGATGAACGAACTGCGGGCCGCGGGATTTGTTTTTTCCATGGACGATTTCGGCACGGGCTATTCATCGCTGAGTACATTGCGTGATCTGCCCTTCAACGTGGTCAAGCTTGACCGGGCCTTCATCAGCGACGGCACCACCAACAAGCGCGGCCAGATTGTGGCCCGCAACACCATCGCTTTGGCGCGCGATCTTGATATGTCCATTGTGGCCGAAGGCGTGGAAACCAAGGAACACGCCCGTTTCTTGCTCAACAGCGGCTGCAACTGCGCCCAGGGTTTCTATTATTCCAGGCCAGTGGATACGGCGGAGTTTGAAGTGCTCAGCTTTGTGCAGGAAAAGGCCTTCTGGGTGCATCCGCAACTGAAGGAAGACGCCATCCGTCTGGGGCTGCCCATAAGCACTGAAGCACCCATCAAAGAATACTGA
- the panC gene encoding pantoate--beta-alanine ligase: MQIFTNPRELAAQCKAWHRAGDDIALVPTMGYYHQGHEDLMAYARTQAKRLVVSLFVNPTQFGPGEDLEAYPRNAERDADIARSHGADALFMPQPETMYAQDHATWVEVPELSRGLCGLTRPVHFRGVCTVVLKLFMLTGADVAVFGQKDWQQQAVLRRMVRDLDVPVRIETRETVREADGLALSSRNVYLSPDERAHAPEIRKALLYAQKLAQNGETSVKLLREAVLRRWAEFLPMGRLDYLSIVHPESMAPLTEVTGPALMACAVRMGKARLIDNILLRP; the protein is encoded by the coding sequence ATGCAGATATTCACAAATCCCCGAGAGTTGGCGGCCCAATGCAAGGCCTGGCACCGCGCCGGAGACGATATCGCTCTGGTGCCCACCATGGGCTACTACCATCAGGGGCACGAAGACCTCATGGCCTATGCCCGCACGCAGGCAAAACGTCTGGTGGTGAGTCTTTTTGTCAACCCTACCCAGTTTGGCCCCGGCGAGGATCTGGAAGCATATCCCCGCAATGCCGAGCGCGATGCGGACATAGCCCGCAGTCATGGGGCGGACGCGCTGTTCATGCCGCAGCCCGAAACCATGTACGCGCAAGACCACGCCACCTGGGTGGAAGTTCCCGAACTTTCCCGAGGCCTGTGCGGCCTCACCCGGCCTGTGCACTTTCGCGGCGTATGCACCGTGGTGCTCAAGCTCTTTATGCTGACCGGCGCGGATGTCGCCGTTTTTGGGCAGAAGGACTGGCAGCAGCAGGCCGTTTTGCGCCGTATGGTACGCGACCTTGATGTGCCTGTGCGCATTGAAACGCGCGAAACCGTGCGCGAAGCTGACGGCCTGGCCCTTTCCTCGCGCAACGTCTACCTCAGCCCGGACGAACGCGCCCACGCTCCGGAGATCCGCAAGGCCCTGCTCTACGCTCAAAAACTGGCCCAGAACGGTGAAACCAGCGTCAAGCTGCTGCGCGAGGCTGTGCTGCGCCGCTGGGCGGAATTTTTGCCCATGGGGCGCCTTGACTACCTCAGTATTGTTCACCCGGAATCCATGGCTCCGCTCACCGAAGTCACCGGTCCGGCGCTCATGGCCTGTGCCGTGCGCATGGGCAAGGCCCGGCTTATCGACAATATTCTGTTGCGACCCTAA
- the metK gene encoding methionine adenosyltransferase yields the protein MHTKGKYFFTSESVTEGHPDKVADQISDAILDTLLAQDANAHVACETLVTTGMAVIAGEITTSGYADLPHVVRETIKGIGYNSSEMGFDWQTCAVINAIGRQSPDIAQGVLREKPEDQGAGDQGMMFGYACNETSTLMPAPIYWAHQLSQQLAKVRKDGTVDVFRPDGKTQVSFEYQDGKPVRINNVVVSTQHSANASQADVAEAVKKHVIRPILEPSGYFDEKACEIFINTTGRFVVGGPMGDCGLTGRKIIQDTYGGSGHHGGGAFSGKDPSKVDRSGAYMGRYIAKNVVAAGLAPICEVQIAYCIGVAQPVSVLVSSQGTSDLPDELLTKAVREVFDLRPYFISKRLDLKRPIYQKSSCYGHFGRELPEFTWEKTDAVADLRTAAKV from the coding sequence ATGCACACCAAGGGCAAATACTTTTTCACTTCCGAATCTGTAACTGAAGGCCACCCCGACAAGGTCGCCGACCAGATTTCCGATGCCATCCTTGATACCCTGCTGGCACAGGACGCCAACGCCCACGTGGCCTGCGAAACCCTGGTGACCACGGGTATGGCCGTTATCGCTGGCGAAATCACCACCAGCGGCTACGCCGACCTGCCCCATGTGGTGCGCGAAACCATCAAGGGCATTGGCTATAACAGCTCAGAAATGGGTTTTGACTGGCAGACCTGCGCGGTCATCAACGCCATTGGCCGCCAGTCGCCCGACATCGCGCAGGGCGTACTGCGCGAAAAGCCAGAAGATCAGGGCGCGGGCGACCAGGGCATGATGTTTGGCTATGCCTGCAACGAAACCTCCACCCTTATGCCTGCTCCCATTTACTGGGCGCATCAGCTCTCTCAGCAGCTGGCGAAAGTGCGCAAGGACGGCACAGTGGACGTCTTCCGCCCCGACGGCAAGACTCAGGTGTCCTTTGAATATCAGGACGGCAAGCCCGTGCGCATCAACAACGTGGTGGTCTCCACCCAGCACAGCGCCAACGCCAGCCAGGCTGATGTGGCCGAAGCCGTGAAAAAGCACGTCATTCGCCCCATCCTGGAACCCTCCGGCTATTTTGACGAAAAAGCCTGCGAAATTTTCATCAACACCACCGGCCGTTTTGTGGTGGGTGGCCCCATGGGCGACTGCGGCCTCACAGGCCGCAAGATCATTCAGGATACCTACGGCGGCAGCGGCCACCACGGCGGCGGCGCGTTCTCCGGCAAGGATCCCTCCAAGGTTGACCGTTCCGGCGCGTACATGGGCCGCTACATCGCCAAAAACGTTGTTGCCGCGGGCCTCGCACCTATATGCGAAGTGCAGATCGCCTATTGCATCGGCGTGGCCCAGCCCGTCAGCGTGCTTGTTTCCTCGCAGGGCACCAGCGACCTGCCGGACGAACTGCTGACCAAGGCCGTGCGCGAAGTCTTTGACCTGCGCCCCTACTTCATCAGCAAGCGCCTTGATCTCAAGCGCCCCATCTACCAGAAGTCTTCCTGCTACGGCCACTTTGGCCGCGAACTGCCGGAATTCACATGGGAAAAGACTGATGCCGTAGCCGACCTGCGCACCGCCGCCAAGGTGTAG
- the aroC gene encoding chorismate synthase has product MAGNTFGQALRLTTFGESHGVGLGGVIDGCPAGLALTEADIQAELDRRKPGQGPTATKRKESDTVRLLSGVYEGLTTGTSIAFYIANEDQRSHDYGNLAEVFRPGHADWGYFQKYNGIRDHRGGGRSSGRETAARVAGGVIARKILERRGVKIMAACVELGGTAVQDWATLDLDNARTRPYCAATEAMPSLWDQVVLAARKAGDTLGGIVRIEARNVPAGLGEPVFDKLEAVLAHAIMSIGAVKGFSVGEGFGVAKLHGSQNNDPLLPADPAQPGKACFASNHAGGILGGISSGQTIVMHAAVKPIASIAVTQQTVDKEGNAASVLIGGRHDLAAIPRVVPVLEAMTALALADALLLQQRMGLGL; this is encoded by the coding sequence ATGGCTGGCAATACATTCGGACAGGCCCTGCGGCTGACAACATTCGGCGAATCCCACGGCGTGGGCCTTGGCGGCGTCATAGACGGCTGCCCGGCGGGCCTGGCCCTGACAGAGGCCGACATTCAGGCCGAGCTTGACCGACGCAAACCCGGTCAGGGCCCCACCGCCACCAAGCGCAAGGAATCGGACACGGTTCGCCTGCTCTCCGGCGTGTATGAGGGCCTCACCACGGGTACGTCCATTGCTTTTTACATCGCCAATGAAGACCAGCGCTCGCACGACTACGGCAATCTTGCCGAAGTTTTCCGCCCTGGCCATGCGGATTGGGGATATTTTCAGAAGTACAACGGCATACGCGACCATCGCGGCGGCGGGCGCTCCTCAGGCCGCGAAACCGCTGCACGCGTGGCTGGCGGCGTTATTGCCCGCAAGATCCTTGAACGCCGTGGCGTAAAAATCATGGCCGCCTGCGTGGAGCTGGGTGGCACAGCCGTACAGGACTGGGCTACCCTTGATCTGGACAATGCCCGCACACGTCCCTATTGCGCCGCTACAGAGGCCATGCCCTCCCTGTGGGATCAGGTGGTGCTGGCCGCCCGCAAAGCGGGCGACACATTGGGCGGCATTGTGCGCATTGAAGCGCGCAACGTGCCCGCAGGCCTTGGCGAACCCGTTTTTGACAAGCTGGAGGCAGTGCTGGCCCATGCCATCATGAGCATTGGCGCAGTCAAAGGCTTTTCTGTGGGCGAAGGTTTCGGCGTGGCCAAGCTGCATGGCTCCCAGAACAACGATCCCCTGCTCCCTGCTGACCCGGCGCAGCCCGGCAAGGCCTGCTTTGCTTCCAACCACGCAGGGGGCATATTGGGGGGCATTTCCAGCGGGCAGACCATTGTCATGCATGCTGCGGTCAAGCCTATCGCATCCATAGCTGTTACCCAGCAGACCGTGGACAAGGAGGGCAACGCCGCCTCCGTGCTCATTGGCGGACGGCACGACCTTGCCGCCATCCCACGCGTTGTGCCGGTTCTGGAAGCCATGACGGCTCTGGCCCTTGCCGATGCCCTGCTGCTCCAGCAGCGCATGGGGCTGGGCCTGTGA
- a CDS encoding helix-hairpin-helix domain-containing protein — MNKKADARALNALRSVGPATIEDLRLLGVAGISDLAGRDPQALYDELCRIKGQKIDICCLDVFNCAVAQAKNPELSDEQRDWFWWSRQRKAATSPRIADKASA; from the coding sequence GTGAACAAAAAGGCCGACGCTCGCGCTCTGAACGCCCTGCGTTCTGTTGGCCCGGCAACCATTGAAGACCTGCGCCTGCTTGGCGTTGCTGGTATTTCCGACCTGGCGGGGCGCGACCCTCAGGCTCTGTATGATGAATTGTGCCGCATCAAAGGCCAGAAAATTGATATCTGCTGCCTTGATGTTTTCAATTGCGCTGTTGCCCAGGCAAAGAACCCGGAACTTTCCGATGAACAGCGCGACTGGTTCTGGTGGTCGCGGCAGCGCAAGGCTGCAACAAGCCCAAGGATTGCTGACAAGGCGAGTGCATGA
- the recD2 gene encoding SF1B family DNA helicase RecD2, whose amino-acid sequence MSNLPLLQDPDSVELTGTVERVVFHNEENGYTVLRLLPASVNSGSGNAGLTRPRDPVSCIGHMVNPQAGVQLKVSGRWVNNPRFGRQIEFQNADEMLPATSEGIRLYLASGLIKGVGEEMAGRIVEAFGTDTIRILDEEPERLLKVRGVGSKSLDRIRTSWAEHRGMRDLLLFLQPHGITPAYAVRIYRAYGADALAIVRENPYRLAMDIHGIGFVTADAAASKLGFEHDNPLRVQAGTLYVLQKATDDGNVYLPQAELTEAVCAQIGVDEGLVEDALAALEADERIVREKLDMPDAPGEIGVYMRRYHHCESKTAFYIQRLLRSPKSVRFEKPDALVDKVVGELNISLAAEQLEAVRTAARSKMMVLTGGPGTGKTTIINAIIKLFGEVRARILLAAPTGRAAKRMSETSGRESRTIHRLLEYSPKEDGFARNEDNPLACGLLVVDEASMMDTLLFYHLLKAVPLGATLVLVGDVHQLPSVGPGNVLADIIRSGVVPVVELTEIFRQSAESEIICNAHLINRGEIPSLESSKERLSDFYFIHQNDAEKAAELIVDLVRNHIPRRFNLDPVDDIQVLTPMHKGAVGAGRMNACLQEALNPHGIEVRRGDRCFRLHDKVMQIRNNYDKDVFNGDMGRISFMDVRERTLSITFDERVVPYEFDELDEIAPAYAISIHKSQGSEYPAVVIPVMMQHYVLLQRNLIYTGVTRGKKLVILVGESRALHMAVKNNKTRKRFTRLAQRLTPVE is encoded by the coding sequence ATGAGCAACCTGCCCCTTTTACAAGATCCCGATTCCGTTGAACTCACCGGTACGGTGGAGCGCGTTGTCTTTCATAACGAAGAAAACGGCTACACGGTGCTGCGTCTGTTGCCTGCAAGCGTGAACAGCGGCAGCGGCAATGCTGGCCTTACTCGCCCGCGCGACCCTGTTTCGTGCATCGGGCACATGGTCAACCCGCAGGCGGGAGTGCAGCTCAAAGTATCAGGCCGATGGGTCAACAACCCCCGTTTTGGCCGCCAGATCGAGTTTCAGAACGCCGATGAAATGCTGCCCGCCACCAGCGAGGGCATCCGCCTCTATCTCGCCTCAGGCCTTATCAAGGGCGTTGGCGAAGAAATGGCGGGGCGTATTGTTGAAGCCTTTGGCACAGATACCATACGAATTCTTGATGAAGAGCCAGAGCGTCTGCTCAAGGTGCGCGGCGTAGGCAGCAAGAGCCTTGACCGCATCCGCACCTCCTGGGCTGAACACCGGGGCATGCGCGACCTGCTGCTTTTTTTGCAGCCCCACGGCATCACGCCAGCCTACGCTGTACGCATCTACCGCGCCTATGGCGCGGACGCGCTCGCCATTGTGCGCGAAAATCCCTATCGGCTTGCCATGGACATTCACGGCATTGGCTTTGTCACCGCTGATGCCGCCGCCAGCAAGCTGGGCTTTGAGCACGACAATCCCCTGCGGGTTCAGGCGGGCACCCTCTATGTGCTGCAAAAAGCCACGGACGACGGCAACGTCTATTTGCCGCAGGCGGAGCTGACCGAGGCAGTCTGCGCCCAGATTGGCGTTGACGAAGGCCTTGTGGAGGATGCCCTCGCCGCGCTCGAAGCTGATGAACGCATCGTGCGCGAAAAACTGGACATGCCTGACGCCCCTGGCGAGATTGGCGTATACATGCGGCGCTACCACCACTGCGAGTCAAAAACCGCCTTCTACATCCAGCGCCTTTTGCGCTCGCCCAAATCCGTGCGTTTTGAAAAGCCGGATGCGCTGGTGGACAAGGTTGTGGGCGAACTGAACATATCCCTCGCGGCAGAGCAGCTTGAGGCCGTGCGCACCGCCGCCCGCAGCAAGATGATGGTGCTCACCGGCGGCCCCGGCACGGGCAAAACCACCATCATCAATGCCATCATCAAACTCTTTGGCGAGGTGCGCGCCCGCATTCTGCTGGCCGCCCCCACAGGCCGCGCCGCCAAGCGCATGTCTGAAACATCGGGTCGCGAATCGCGCACCATCCACCGTCTGCTGGAATACAGCCCCAAGGAAGACGGCTTTGCCCGCAATGAGGACAATCCCCTCGCCTGCGGCCTCCTCGTGGTTGACGAAGCCTCCATGATGGACACCCTGCTCTTCTATCACCTGCTCAAGGCCGTGCCGCTTGGCGCAACGCTTGTGCTGGTGGGCGACGTGCACCAGTTGCCCTCGGTAGGCCCGGGCAACGTGCTTGCAGACATTATCCGTTCCGGCGTTGTGCCTGTTGTGGAACTGACCGAAATTTTCCGTCAGTCCGCCGAGAGCGAAATCATCTGCAATGCCCACCTTATCAACCGTGGCGAAATTCCCTCGCTGGAATCAAGCAAGGAGCGGCTCTCGGACTTTTACTTTATCCACCAGAATGATGCCGAAAAGGCCGCAGAGCTCATTGTGGATCTGGTGCGCAACCACATTCCCCGGCGATTCAACCTCGACCCCGTTGACGACATCCAGGTGCTCACGCCCATGCACAAGGGCGCTGTAGGCGCTGGCCGCATGAACGCCTGCCTGCAGGAAGCCCTGAACCCGCACGGCATTGAAGTGCGCCGTGGCGACCGTTGCTTCCGCCTGCACGACAAGGTCATGCAGATACGCAACAACTACGACAAGGACGTTTTTAACGGCGACATGGGGCGCATCAGCTTTATGGACGTGCGCGAACGCACCCTCAGCATCACCTTTGACGAACGCGTTGTGCCCTACGAATTTGACGAACTGGACGAAATCGCGCCCGCCTACGCCATTTCCATCCACAAATCGCAAGGCTCGGAATACCCTGCTGTGGTTATTCCCGTCATGATGCAGCACTATGTGCTCCTGCAACGCAACCTTATTTACACGGGCGTAACGCGCGGCAAGAAACTGGTCATTCTGGTTGGCGAATCCCGCGCCTTGCACATGGCTGTCAAAAACAACAAGACCCGCAAGCGCTTCACCCGCTTGGCGCAACGCCTCACGCCTGTGGAGTAG
- a CDS encoding CatA-like O-acetyltransferase → MKYLDNSWERNEHFNFFQSRKNPCFSVSFSANVARLYEAKKQNGFRLTDCIYFAAMLAVHGVAGFRQRIVNLRPVEFDSIDAAFTYIPKGRTLHCNCVAKFDRKFSIFSSNISAARAIADQNPTLCPEGGDVQNLIYFSCLPDIPILSATNPWGDPWVDSVPRILFGKKDSLGNLTVSIEALHSFIDGIHLAEFYKLFSQIIESPHEYFG, encoded by the coding sequence ATGAAATACCTTGATAACTCATGGGAAAGAAATGAACATTTCAATTTCTTTCAGTCACGAAAAAATCCGTGCTTCAGTGTTTCGTTTTCAGCAAATGTTGCCAGGTTGTATGAAGCAAAAAAACAGAATGGCTTTCGGCTTACAGATTGCATCTATTTTGCCGCCATGCTCGCCGTTCATGGCGTTGCTGGCTTCAGACAGCGCATAGTCAATCTGCGCCCCGTGGAATTTGACAGCATTGATGCAGCGTTTACCTACATCCCCAAAGGCAGAACCTTACATTGCAATTGCGTTGCGAAATTTGATCGCAAATTTTCCATATTCAGCAGCAACATCAGCGCAGCGCGGGCCATTGCCGACCAGAATCCAACGCTTTGCCCCGAGGGCGGCGATGTGCAAAACTTGATCTACTTTAGCTGCCTGCCAGATATTCCCATACTTTCTGCAACAAATCCCTGGGGTGATCCGTGGGTTGACAGCGTGCCCAGAATTCTTTTTGGAAAAAAGGATTCCTTGGGGAATCTCACCGTGTCCATTGAAGCGCTCCACAGCTTTATTGATGGAATACATCTGGCTGAGTTTTATAAGCTCTTCTCGCAAATCATCGAATCACCCCACGAATACTTCGGCTAA
- the ribB gene encoding 3,4-dihydroxy-2-butanone-4-phosphate synthase: MHQSSLSLASFGTSEERVRAALASLRKGGGVCVVDDENRENEGDLIFSAQHITVPQMAMLIRHCSGIVCLCLTDEHVQRLDLPMMTDHNTNTQGTAFTVTIEAATGVTTGVSAADRVATIKAAAAPAAQPAHLRRPGHVFPLRARPGGVLERRGHTEATVDLMRMAGLEPCGVLCELTMDDGEMARLPEVAGFARAHNMPLCSVEDIAAWRLAMGDLHLAASA, encoded by the coding sequence ATGCATCAGTCCTCATTATCCCTTGCTTCTTTCGGCACATCTGAAGAACGTGTTCGCGCTGCTCTTGCCTCATTGCGCAAAGGCGGCGGCGTCTGCGTTGTGGATGACGAAAACCGCGAGAACGAAGGCGACCTCATTTTCAGCGCGCAGCACATCACTGTGCCGCAGATGGCCATGCTGATCCGGCATTGCAGCGGCATTGTCTGCCTGTGCCTCACGGACGAGCATGTGCAGCGCCTTGACCTGCCCATGATGACCGACCACAACACCAATACTCAGGGAACTGCCTTTACCGTCACCATTGAGGCGGCCACGGGCGTTACCACGGGGGTTTCCGCCGCTGACCGCGTTGCCACCATCAAGGCCGCCGCTGCGCCCGCTGCCCAGCCCGCCCATCTGCGCCGCCCCGGCCATGTGTTCCCCCTGCGGGCGCGTCCCGGCGGTGTGCTTGAACGGCGCGGCCACACGGAAGCCACGGTCGACCTCATGCGTATGGCAGGCCTTGAACCCTGCGGCGTGCTCTGCGAACTGACCATGGATGACGGCGAAATGGCCCGGCTGCCCGAAGTTGCGGGCTTTGCCCGCGCTCACAACATGCCTTTGTGCAGTGTGGAAGATATTGCTGCGTGGAGGTTGGCTATGGGCGACCTCCACCTTGCCGCCAGTGCTTAA
- the amrA gene encoding AmmeMemoRadiSam system protein A encodes MSIAFSLSDTEKQFLSHQARMSIEAGLAGKSVTDAPQPPAGQFAPESALWRTLGAFVTLNMGERLRGCIGNIVGREPLYATVWHMAQAAAFADPRFPELTLAEWPHVALDISVLDELSPCSGPDAVEVGRHGLVLVYEGRSGVFLPQVPVEQGWDRLAYLDNLCLKAGVPPGSWKLPGAQLFWYEAVVFKAAT; translated from the coding sequence ATGAGCATTGCATTTTCCCTGTCTGACACTGAAAAGCAATTTTTGTCGCATCAGGCCCGCATGTCCATAGAAGCCGGATTGGCAGGAAAAAGCGTGACGGATGCTCCGCAACCTCCTGCCGGACAATTTGCACCAGAAAGTGCCCTGTGGCGAACGCTTGGGGCTTTTGTAACCCTGAATATGGGTGAGAGGCTTCGAGGTTGTATTGGCAATATTGTGGGGCGTGAGCCATTGTATGCGACTGTGTGGCATATGGCGCAGGCTGCGGCTTTTGCAGACCCCCGTTTCCCCGAGCTAACGCTTGCCGAATGGCCGCATGTTGCCCTCGATATTTCCGTTCTGGACGAGCTCAGTCCTTGCTCCGGCCCGGACGCAGTGGAGGTGGGGCGGCACGGCCTTGTGCTGGTCTACGAGGGGCGCAGCGGCGTTTTTTTGCCCCAGGTGCCTGTGGAGCAGGGTTGGGATCGTCTGGCCTATCTGGATAATTTGTGTCTCAAGGCCGGGGTGCCTCCCGGCTCGTGGAAGCTGCCGGGGGCGCAATTATTCTGGTATGAGGCTGTTGTGTTCAAGGCCGCCACCTGA
- a CDS encoding dissimilatory sulfite reductase D family protein, with the protein MADDKDVVVEFLKSKSSSKSKFYFKDFLELFPDKGPRDVKKVLTKLVNEEVLEFWSSGSTTMYGMKGAGKQSAAEGED; encoded by the coding sequence ATGGCTGACGACAAAGACGTTGTTGTTGAATTCCTGAAAAGCAAATCCTCGTCCAAGTCCAAGTTCTATTTCAAGGATTTCCTTGAACTGTTCCCCGACAAGGGACCCCGCGACGTGAAGAAAGTGCTCACCAAGCTGGTGAACGAAGAAGTGCTGGAATTCTGGTCTTCCGGTTCCACCACCATGTACGGCATGAAGGGCGCGGGCAAGCAGTCTGCCGCTGAAGGCGAAGATTAG